TGAATTCCTCAATAGATTAGATGAAATAATTGTATTCAGACAACTCTCCAGAGACGAAGTAAAAGACATCGCAGAAATAATGTTGAAAGAAGTATTCTTGAGAATAAAAGACAAAGGTATATCATTGACTGTTTCAGAGGATTTCAAGGAAAGATTAGTTGAAGAAGGATACAATCCTTCCTATGGGGCAAGACCTTTGAGAAGAGCGGTAATGAGGTTATTGGAAGATAGCCTTGCTGAAGAAGTTTTATCTGGAAGAATAAAAGACGGAGACAAAGCCGAGGTGGATATTGATGAAAGTAAAAAAGTAATTGTTAAACATCTTGGGAAAGATAGTTCCAAACAAGAATTAGCAAAAGCCGCTGTTTAACTTTTAGATTGAACAGTTACATGTCTATAAATAACCACAGCATTTCACCTGCAAAGGTCGTTAGAGGGGAAGGGGCATGGATTAAATCGTTGGATCTAATAACTAAATTAAGCAAAAAACCTTTGATAATAGGTAGAAGTAACTCTACAAAAAAAATAAGAACTTCATTCAAAAATGATCTTCTTTTAAAAGGTATTCAATCAATCTCTCTCGATCTAGATCATGATTGCTGTGAAATAGATATTCAAAATGCATATCTAATCTCAAAAAATAACAACTGCGATGGAATTATTGCTGCAGGAGGTGGGAAAGTGCTTGACGCAGGAAAACTAATCGCTGATTTGCTTGGCATCAATTGCATTACTGTGCCATTAAGTGCTTCCACATGTGCTGGATGGACGGCTTTATCTAATATTTATACTCCCGATGGCAAATTCGTAAAAGATGTAACTTTAAAAAGATGTCCAAACTTATTGATCTTTGATCACACAATTGTTAGAACCGCTCCACCAAGAACACTTGCTAGCGGAATGGCAGATGCTGTGGCGAAATGGTACGAGTCGTACCTAACAAGCAGTACAAGCCAAGACGGTTTTGTGCAGCAAGCAGTTCAGATGGCTCGGGTTTTACGCGATCAATTATTTTTAAATGGTTACAAGGCTTTCTCAGATCCACTAAGCAATTCTTGGGAAACTGTTGCAGAAGGATGTGCTTTAACTGCTGGAATTATAGGAGGGCTTGGGGGTGCTAGATGCAGAACAGCAGCAGCGCACCCTATACACAATGGATTAACACAACTTGCATACACAAACAAACCACTTCATGGAGAACTTGTTGGATTTGGCCTGCTAGTACAATTACATCTAGAAGAGAAAAATTCAAACAGTCAATTACCAAAACAAGCTAAGTCACAACTTATAGATTTCTTCTCTCAACTAAATCTTCCTATTTCAATTGAGTCTATTTGTCTTAGGGATAAAACATCGAACCAACTATATAAAGCATGTGAATTCGCCTGTAATGATGACTCTGATATACATCAATTACCCTTCCCAGTAAATGAAAAAGACCTTTTCGAGGCAATTCAAAGGTTACAATCCATTTCTAGAAGGCCAAAAATAAAAATAAATAATACTTAAGAGCATTGGATCAAGAAGTAAATAAAAATATAGACAAAACAATTGCTACGAAGGCATACATAAATGAAATACGAGATCAAATTATTGACAATCAAGCTAATGAACTTTTTGAAGATCTTAAATGGATACAATTAGAAGATATTTCACCTATTAAATCTGATTTATTTCCAACAGTATTAACAGGTAAAGGGGAAAAAGTCCTACTCATTCATGGTTTTGATAGCTGCTTTCTTGAATATAGACGTCTCACACCTTTTCTAAAAAAGAATAATAAATTAATCATTCCAGATCTATATGGATTTGGGTTTTGTCCTAGATCTAGTGAGAACAAATATGGATTTAAATATTTAATGAAACATTTGAATTCTGTATTGAACTGTTATTCAAAGCATAAACCCATAGGAATAATTGGTGCCTCAATGGGTGGAGCTTTAGCACTAGAACTCGCAAGACAAAACCCAAAAAAAGTCAACAAGCTACTACTTTTATCACCAGCAGGTTTAGCAGGCAAAAACCCTAAGATTCCTTGGCCCCTCAATCATTTTGGGGCTTTTTTCCTTAGTCAGGCTTTTGTTCGCAAGGGATTGTGTAGACAGGCCTTTGCGGATCCTAAAAATAGTGTTGGTCCTGCAGAAGAACAAATCGCCTCAATACATTTAAAAGTTCCTGGTTGGCAATCATCGTTAGCACATTTTGCGGCGAATGGGGGGGTGTCAGGTTGCGGGCTCCCTAAACCAACTCAACCTCTCAAAATTATTATAGGTAAATATGATAGAATTGTTCCTAAGAAGGAAAAGGAAGAAACCAAAAAGAACTATAATTCCATTATAGAAATAGCAAC
The sequence above is drawn from the Prochlorococcus marinus str. MIT 1013 genome and encodes:
- a CDS encoding iron-containing alcohol dehydrogenase family protein, yielding MSINNHSISPAKVVRGEGAWIKSLDLITKLSKKPLIIGRSNSTKKIRTSFKNDLLLKGIQSISLDLDHDCCEIDIQNAYLISKNNNCDGIIAAGGGKVLDAGKLIADLLGINCITVPLSASTCAGWTALSNIYTPDGKFVKDVTLKRCPNLLIFDHTIVRTAPPRTLASGMADAVAKWYESYLTSSTSQDGFVQQAVQMARVLRDQLFLNGYKAFSDPLSNSWETVAEGCALTAGIIGGLGGARCRTAAAHPIHNGLTQLAYTNKPLHGELVGFGLLVQLHLEEKNSNSQLPKQAKSQLIDFFSQLNLPISIESICLRDKTSNQLYKACEFACNDDSDIHQLPFPVNEKDLFEAIQRLQSISRRPKIKINNT
- a CDS encoding alpha/beta fold hydrolase yields the protein MDQEVNKNIDKTIATKAYINEIRDQIIDNQANELFEDLKWIQLEDISPIKSDLFPTVLTGKGEKVLLIHGFDSCFLEYRRLTPFLKKNNKLIIPDLYGFGFCPRSSENKYGFKYLMKHLNSVLNCYSKHKPIGIIGASMGGALALELARQNPKKVNKLLLLSPAGLAGKNPKIPWPLNHFGAFFLSQAFVRKGLCRQAFADPKNSVGPAEEQIASIHLKVPGWQSSLAHFAANGGVSGCGLPKPTQPLKIIIGKYDRIVPKKEKEETKKNYNSIIEIATNSGHLPHLEEPKLVAEAWKKF